The sequence AAAATTGAATATTGACAACATGTGTTTCTTCACGAGCATCAACATAATGAGATTTGTTTTCATTATCAGTTGTTTACAACGTCATATTGATAACATGTTTTAAGTCACGAGGGAATCATAAGAGAATTCATAAGAGTCAATACTAAGGTGCAACTTTCATTAAACGCAATCATCATATTAAATTACGGAAAAAATAAcacaatataaatattatcttaTCGTATTTATCTTGATCACAAATATTTCAAATCTAACTATAAAAGTAATAATCATCCCAACAAGAACTTTTCAAATCTaactataaaaagtaataatcatCCCAACAAGAACNGTTGAGAGAaaaccaaataagagatttgtaaGTGGGATTCTGAATCAGATGTCAGCAGATTTTCGAAGTGGACGCAAAGAAAAACACTAACTTTGCAAACacactcattttttttattttaatttattttaaaaaaaaatttaaacacttTTCATGAAATATTCTTCGGAAATTTTTAGATTACACCAGAGATTACAAACTCCTAAATCTACTTCTTCTCATATCATGATAAAAACTAATAGCAAAAGGGACAAAAACCCATCaaagaacaattttttaaaaaacaaaacaagaagagAGCAAAAAACCtacatataaatatttcttgTAATAATTTCCCCCGACAGGTTTAAGGTTTCGGGGCTTCAATGGCCAACAGGGGAGGCTGTGGCATTGGAGCACCAATGGCAATTGCTGGAACAAacattcttttattttacacTTTTCTGCGTCATTCCGACACTATTTGCTTCAATATCTTCAATAATCATTACATTTTGATTGGCATTTCCATTGTTGGTGCCACCGGCCTTTACTGGTTCAAGAATTTCCTCTGCTTCTTTCTCTTTGTACTCCTTGTATTTTCCCCACAGAACCGAGTACAGTCCCATCACTATCAATGCTGCCCCAATAACTCTGCGAAAAGGTAGATTAAGCTTGAAAAATTACTCGAAAAATGAATCGTTTGATCAGTTCTTCAGTTGTTTCGAAATCTATACGTACCCTCCAACGTATATTTTCTCTGCCAAAATGAAAGATCCCATGACTGCCACAATGATCATCATCAACGGACTGAAGGCTGTGACAAATACCGGCCCTCGTTTTTGCATCACAAGGCCTTGAACATAGTATGCAATGCTCGATGAAACAATGCCCTATATANNNNNNTATATATATGATCGTATTATTCAATAAGTAGTgtacaagaaaattaaataaataaacgaaGCGTTTCAGTTGTGAACTTACGGCGTAAGCAGCAGCTAGTAGATCCATGtcccatccaatggcccaagcATTTGGCTTGTGTTCCATCACTAGAGTGACAACAATAGATTGCAGTGTTCCCATAAAGCACACAAGGGCTGTTAGTGAAAGCTGGGCTGTGTATTTCCTTAATGTGATTGCCTGTATTCAGAAAATGAAGAAAAGTCGAATCATTTTCTTTAACAAAATCCTCGGGTCTGCCCCTCTATGCAATACTAACCTGTTTGTATCATTGATTTTTTAGCCGAGTAAAACGAAGTAACAAACCTGAAGAATGAAGAAAGAAGCCCAAGCAAAAGTGGCAAAGATGAGCAGAATCGAACCCTTAAACCAATCTTGGTCAGTGCCTTGAGTCGTGTCAGCAACATAGGATTTCCTAGGATGAATGTATTTGGACCATACCATGTTGATAACATCACCTTTGTATAGTGTCATCAACATGGCTCCTGCAACCGTCACTGTTGTTCCCACCACCTTTGCTTGGCACCTCAACTTTTTCAAATCAACCTTCTCCATCCTACAGTATAAATGTACACCACCCCGCGATGATTATTCGGTTCGAAAATTGTCCACTTTCAAACTTCTTTATTccaatttatatatttgtcCAGTAAATACATGCCATAACATATATACCTGCAGATAACGGCCATTACAAATGTCATCGCGGGGAGCATGTTACTCATGGCACATGAAAAAGTCGGGGAAGTGAATTTCAGCCCCGCGTAGTAGAAATTCTGATCGATCACGGGCCTGCGAAACCCAAATTCCAATAGAATATTATTTGGTCAGTCCGTTTTTAACGACTCAGATATTCATTTACAACGTAGCAAGCTTAAGAATCCAAGCACGTCTAGTTCGGGAAACTCACCCGAGAAGCCCCAACGCAAATAGCTGCAAGAAAATTGTGAATGTAATCTTTGGCCTCACTTTcctgaggaaaaaaaaaaaacaagattatGGATTTAGCACtcatttcttgaaaataaataaaattaatcaaagggtttttctaaaaaagtgtgtgtgtgtatatatatatgtatatgttatcAACCTTTCAAGAAAAATAGCAAAGGGAGCAATGACCGCAGTGGCAAAGGCATGCCTATACACAACCAAGACATAATGGCTCATCCCTCTATTAAGTGAAACTTTGGTTATAATATTCATCCCAGCATAGCCAAATTGTA comes from Primulina huaijiensis isolate GDHJ02 chromosome 2, ASM1229523v2, whole genome shotgun sequence and encodes:
- the LOC140959541 gene encoding WAT1-related protein At5g07050-like; translation: MEGKGCLGNFYEKAKPYIAMISLQFGYAGMNIITKVSLNRGMSHYVLVVYRHAFATAVIAPFAIFLERKVRPKITFTIFLQLFALGLLGPVIDQNFYYAGLKFTSPTFSCAMSNMLPAMTFVMAVICRMEKVDLKKLRCQAKVVGTTVTVAGAMLMTLYKGDVINMVWSKYIHPRKSYVADTTQGTDQDWFKGSILLIFATFAWASFFILQAITLRKYTAQLSLTALVCFMGTLQSIVVTLVMEHKPNAWAIGWDMDLLAAAYAGIVSSSIAYYVQGLVMQKRGPVFVTAFSPLMMIIVAVMGSFILAEKIYVGGVIGAALIVMGLYSVLWGKYKEYKEKEAEEILEPVKAGGTNNGNANQNVMIIEDIEANSVGMTQKSVK